One genomic segment of Gossypium arboreum isolate Shixiya-1 chromosome 3, ASM2569848v2, whole genome shotgun sequence includes these proteins:
- the LOC108476293 gene encoding uncharacterized protein LOC108476293 yields the protein MNSTMEEPETSLVEVREELMVSPASENENKNPCLRTAHFLKPISSSLETPLPKLPSQRVSSIEPKDLPLSISFHGWRCRASNWSAWVEKMVVLHESTWKKAGIYEAIVNSTYQIKRNSDLVLGLAEKWYCGTKSFLFSWGEASVTLEDMMILGGFSVLGSPVFTPLEAEESKEAEENLKSARIEIVRSKAKKACPRLWMQRFMDSGNEIEHEAFLAFWLSRYVFTNAHETIREHVFPIAVHLARGTRLALAPAVLASIYRDLCLLKDAITASTKMGKEEVFKLTLWSPFQLVQVWAWERFAELRPKPNPIAKGEPRLVQWHDVSCKVENVRLALELANGSFEWRPYTMQIDNWKQPKFYRENEFCIWTTARLDKELESFVRCLKASELVGLDCIEQYLPHRVARQFGIDQDIPSCVPQSKDQTPELAWLNYCESLTGVKLYIPSRLYKAGVTARYLKWWNKSVSESKGTAKGLKKSAKKPKGKKQEKSSSGCLGFHLKIESFPGKTEANDPSVSPNCSTKSSKKQGDNINKTTNASGSLSCFPLKKSKSVSQILEEKQVSNNDSMSGSCRRNSMKSAKNLKRKKEVKEGSTSPNVPLGSSKESVQTLKRKDKDEKDSASPGFSKKHMKKSAVRSKGMKEDTPVSASSRFASGSSKKPALAVKDKEEGSSDSAHQVLPLANAIKLPSTVERKKGPSADDPICSVRKFDGKEAEDCLEDNNPTIAEMMRSCKKSRKVKTKDSDDDGNPSGHSQGLSSTIADDEVVKYLEPLAILAEKVIEDESVLRIGESFEGPYKDQREPKIVQEEIVMGESEQTVKDAEDGLPEQPVPEMLSINGVEGECSCYAVDIPGLTLEARISRLEKLVEELKAMRSACK from the coding sequence ATGAATTCAACCATGGAAGAACCAGAAACAAGCTTAGTTGAAGTAAGGGAAGAGCTCATGGTTTCACCCGCTAGCGAAAACGAAAACAAAAACCCTTGTTTAAGAACAGCTCATTTCCTCAAACCTATTTCAAGTTCCCTTGAAACCCCACTTCCTAAGCTTCCTTCACAACGTGTTTCTTCAATTGAACCTAAAGATCTGCCTTTAAGTATCAGTTTCCATGGGTGGAGATGCAGGGCAAGTAATTGGTCGGCATGGGTTGAAAAGATGGTTGTTTTACATGAATCAACTTGGAAGAAAGCTGGTATCTATGAAGCCATCGTGAATTCAACTTATCAGATTAAGAGAAACAGTGATTTAGTTCTTGGTTTAGCTGAGAAATGGTATTGTGGGACTAAAAGTTTCTTGTTTTCTTGGGGAGAAGCTAGTGTTACACTTGAAGATATGATGATCCTTGGGGGGTTTTCTGTTCTGGGTTCCCCTGTTTTCACCCCACTCGAAGCTGAAGAATCGAAGGAAGCCGAAGAGAATTTAAAGAGTGCAAGGATCGAAATCGTGAGAAGCAAAGCTAAAAAGGCTTGCCCTCGTTTATGGATGCAGAGGTTCATGGACAGTGGCAATGAAATCGAGCATGAAGCGTTTCTTGCCTTTTGGCTTTCGAGGTATGTTTTCACTAATGCACACGAAACGATTAGGGAACATGTTTTCCCCATTGCAGTACATTTAGCTAGAGGGACAAGGCTTGCGTTAGCACCTGCTGTACTTGCTAGTATTTATAGAGATTTGTGTTTGTTGAAAGATGCAATTACCGCTTCAACTAAAATGGGGAAAGAAGAGGTGTTTAAGCTTACCCTTTGGTCACCATTTCAATTAGTTCAGGTTTGGGCTTGGGAGAGATTTGCTGAGTTAAGACCCAAACCGAATCCGATAGCAAAAGGTGAGCCAAGGTTGGTTCAATGGCACGATGTGAGTTGCAAGGTTGAGAATGTGAGGTTAGCTCTAGAGTTAGCTAATGGAAGTTTTGAATGGCGGCCATATACGATGCAGATTGATAACTGGAAACAACCTAAGTTTTATAGGGAGAATGAATTTTGTATATGGACTACTGCACGTCTCGATAAAGAGCTAGAGTCCTTTGTTCGTTGTTTGAAGGCCAGTGAGCTAGTGGGGCTTGATTGCATAGAACAGTACCTTCCCCATCGAGTAGCGAGGCAATTTGGAATAGATCAAGATATTCCCAGTTGTGTTCCTCAATCAAAAGATCAGACTCCTGAGCTTGCCTGGCTCAATTACTGTGAATCACTCACTGGTGTAAAATTATACATTCCTTCTCGGCTATATAAAGCTGGTGTTACGGCACGCTACTTGAAATGGTGGAACAAGTCGGTATCGGAGAGCAAAGGAACAGCTAAGGGGTTGAAGAAATCAGCAAAGAAGCCTAAAGGAAAGAAACAAGAGAAAAGTTCTTCTGGTTGCCTTGGCTTTCATCTGAAAATAGAGAGTTTCCCTGGAAAGACTGAAGCTAATGATCCGTCGGTTTCTCCTAATTGCTCCACGAAGAGCTCAAAGAAACAAGGAGACAATATCAACAAGACTACTAATGCTAGTGGTTCTCTCTCTTGTTTTCCTCTTAAGAAATCAAAGAGTGTATCCCAGATTTTAGAAGAAAAGCAAGTGAGCAACAATGATTCTATGTCCGGCTCTTGCAGAAGGAACTCTATGAAATCAGCCAAGAAtctgaaaagaaagaaagaagtcaAGGAGGGATCTACTTCTCCCAATGTTCCTTTGGGAAGTTCCAAAGAATCAGTTCAAACTTTGAAAAGAAAGGACAAAGATGAGAAAGATTCTGCTTCTCCCGGTTTCAGTAAAAAACACATGAAAAAATCCGCAGTGAGATCTAAAGGAATGAAGGAAGATACTCCTGTGTCTGCCTCTTCTAGATTTGCTTCTGGAAGCTCCAAAAAACCAGCATTGGCTGTGAAAGACAAGGAGGAAGGTAGCAGCGATTCTGCCCATCAGGTTTTACCTTTAGCAAATGCAATAAAATTACCCAGCACTGTTGAAAGGAAGAAGGGACCCAGTGCCGATGATCCTATTTGTTCCGTGCGGAAGTTTGATGGAAAGGAAGCAGAGGATTGTCTTGAGGATAATAATCCAACTATAGCAGAAATGATGAGATCTTGCAAGAAGAGTCGTAAGGTCAAAACTAAAGATTCTGATGATGATGGAAACCCATCAGGCCATTCTCAaggtctttcatctacaattgcAGATGACGAGGTTGTTAAATATTTGGAGCCATTAGCAATATTGGCTGAAAAGGTTATCGAGGATGAATCTGTGCTAAGAATAGGGGAATCTTTTGAAGGTCCCTACAAGGATCAGAGAGAACCAAAGATAGTGCAGGAGGAAATTGTGATGGGAGAATCAGAACAAACAGTTAAAGATGCAGAGGATGGCCTGCCAGAACAACCAGTTCCCGAAATGCTAAGCATCAATGGTGTTGAAGGAGAGTGCAGTTGCTATGCAGTTGACATACCGGGATTAACACTTGAAGCTCGGATTAGCAGGCTTGAGAAACTGGTTGAAGAGCTAAAAGCAATGAGATCTGCTTGCAAGTAG